A region of Gracilinanus agilis isolate LMUSP501 chromosome 3, AgileGrace, whole genome shotgun sequence DNA encodes the following proteins:
- the KASH5 gene encoding protein KASH5, which yields MQGWIATCQLGPGLELEDEAAGEPSLLPSDLGDSAQPESYEDEETGPELLATAELLSSLEELELSNRRLVGENAKLQRSVETADEGAARLGEELASLRKQLRSSQQALQFAKAVDEELEDMKSLAKSLEEKNRSLVAQARQTEKEQQQLVAEVETLQEENGKLLAERDGVKKRSEELAMEKEALRRQLCEYESLICHRDTILSERTNRTENLTEALEEYRATIQELKQKISHLEEQLSQSREGPEGFQDGTQGITGGWIKLHPQSLCLEIEAIQQITGPEKSSELLSSLEEENSWLLGERDHQRASQKGMRPPDTVGYLSTMEGAQLGDRPCPDARSSPSDAALLQAIEPLVGQLPLAGRRRQRRTSWELYPTPIAAQTPR from the exons ATGCAGGGCTGGATCGCCACCTGCCAACTGGGACC GGGATTAGAGCTGGAAGACGAGGCGGCCGGGGAACCCAGCCTTCTGCCATC TGACTTAGGAGACTCTGCCCAACCTGAGAGCTATGAAGACGAGGAAACTGGGCCTGAGCT GCTGGCCACAGCAGAACTGCTCAGCAGCCTGGAGGAGCTGGAACTCAGCAATCGGAGGCTGGTGGGGGAGAACGCCAAACTCCAGAGAAGTGTGGAGACCGCCGATGAGGGGGCCGCCCGGCTGGGGGAGGAGCTGGCCTCCCTGCGAAAGCAGCTCCGCAG TTCCCAGCAGGCCTTGCAGTTTGCCAAGGCTGTGGATGAGGAACTAGAAGATATGAAGAGTTTGGCCAAGAGCCTGGAGGAGAAGAATCGAAGCCTCGTGGCCCAGGCCCGGCAGACG GAAAAAGAGCAGCAACAGCTGGTAGCTGAAGTGGAGACCCTGCAGGAAGAG AATGGGAAGTTGTTGGCGGAGAGGGATGGTGTGAAGAAGCGGAGTGAGGAGCTAGCCATGGAGAAGGAGGCCTTGAGG CGTCAGCTGTGTGAGTATGAGAGCCTCATTTGCCACCGAGACACTATCCTCTCTGAG CGGACAAATCGGACAGAGAATCTGACTGAGGCCTTAGAGGAGTATAGGGCCACCATCCAG GAGCTGAAGCAGAAAATCTCCCACCTGGAGGAGCAGCTGAGTCAGAGCCGCGAGGGTCCCGAGGG GTTTCAGGACGGGACCCAAGGAATCACAGGTGGATGGATAAAGCTACACCCCCAGTCCCTGTGCCTGGAGATTGAGGCCATTCAGCAG ATAACCGGCCCGGAGAAGTCAAGTGAATTGCTCAGCAGCTTGGAAGAGGAAAATTCATG GTTACTGGGAGAGCGGGACCACCAGAGAGCCAGCCAGAAGGGCATGAGGCCCCCAGACACG GTTGGATACCTCAGCACAATGGAGGGCGCGCAGCTTGGAGACAGACCATGTCCTGATGCCAGGAG CAGCCCCAGCGATGCCGCCCTCCTTCAAGCCATAGAGCCTCTTGTGGGCCAACTGCCTTTAGCtgggcggcggcggcagcggagAACAAGCTGGGAACTGTATCCCACTCCTATAGCTGCCCAGACACCTAGGTAA